In Rhodothermales bacterium, the genomic stretch GCGCGGCATCCATCACGACCGCGCGGAAGCTCTGGGAGGGTTTAAATACCGGGACGTAACAGGCCTCGACTTCCACTTCTTCGTTCGTTCGCGGGTTGCGGGCGATGCGCGGGGCGCGCTCCTGCACCTTGAACGAACCGAAGCCCCGGATCTCGATGCGCTCCTCTTCGACGAGCGCATCTTTTAATACGGTCAGGAAGCCGTTAATTACCGCTTCCGTCTCAATTTTGGTCAATCCGGTGCCGGCGGCAACCCGGTCAATGATGTCGGCTTTGGTCACGAACGTCGCATGTCTGGTTCGAAAGACGCCGCATGGTGCGCTTCATCGTCGCGTCTGATGTCGACCTAAACGCACGATAGGCCTTCGATGATTCACGGGACGTTGCGTAGCGAGACGACGAGAGTCTCACTTCGATGGGACGGGAGGCCGGCGGGACCAACGCGAGCCGTCGTATCCGGGGCCGGGTCGTTCGCGCCCCATAGCCTCAAGAGGCCTTTTCGCCGAGATCCGGCTCGATGGGGTCCCTCGTGCCGGCATCTTTTTCCGCGCGGACAGCGCCGGCATACAATTTGCCGAATGGCTTACATAAGGCGATTTCCTCCCATCGTGTCCCATCCGGATCGCCCAGACTGTTGCCCTTAATTACAGTATGCAAGGACTCTTCTACAGCGTAACGACGACTTTTTCAGCCCTCGTACTGACCCTGTTCCTCTACGTCGTCCAGCACAAGGAAGAGCTCGCCACCTCGCGCGTCCAGGAGGCCTACATGGCGCAGGCTCAGGCGGCCTACTTCATCCAGACACTCCAGGAAGACATCGAAAATATGTTCACCCCGGACGGCGGCCAGGAGGCTGTCACCTGCCGGCTGAGCATGACGCGCACGGGGCGCACCCGCAG encodes the following:
- a CDS encoding HU family DNA-binding protein; the protein is MTKADIIDRVAAGTGLTKIETEAVINGFLTVLKDALVEEERIEIRGFGSFKVQERAPRIARNPRTNEEVEVEACYVPVFKPSQSFRAVVMDAARKRSRVKK